The DNA region ACGTTCGGGTCGATGCCGCGTTCTGCCAGGGATGCCATGGTGCGGACGAAGTTCTTGCCCTCACCGATGACCCAGGAGGTGCGGACGATGTAGTGACGGGGGACGACGGCGACCGCCGCGTCTCCCGCGGCCTTGGTCTGCCCATACACCCCGAGGGGGCAGAGCGGGTCGTCCTCGCGATAGGGGCGCTCGGACGTGCCGTCGAAGACATAGTCGCTGGAGACGTGGACCAGCGTGATGCCGTGCGCGGCGGCGACGGCCGCGAGCGCGGAGACGGCGGTGCTGTTGGCTGCCCAGGCGGCGCGGCGTCCGTCTGCGGTCTCGGCCAGGTCCACCGCTGTGTAGGCGGCGGCGTTGACGATGGTGTCGTAGTCGCGCCAGCGGCGGGCGGAGGCCAGGTCAGGTGCGGTCACGTCCAGTTCCGCGCGGGTGGCATACTCCACGTGCGACGCGGCGCCGAACTCCTCGCGGAGGGCGAGGCCGAGCTGGCCGGACGCGCCCAGGACCAGGATCCGGCGCGGTGGGACCGGGGTCACCTCCGACAGTCGAGGATGAGCGAGGTCTTTGGGGGAGATTTCGACATCCGCGAGCGGGATGGGCCAGTCGATCCTCGCGGTCTCGTCGGCCAGGTTCAGGAAGGAGTACTCGGCGTCCGGGGACCAGTGGTCGTTGACCAGGTAGGTGTAGGCGGTATCCGGCTCGAGGGTCTGGTACGAGTTGCCCACGCCACGGGGGACGAAGATGGCCCGGGACGGGTCCAGCTCGGTGGTGAAGACGGCACCGAACGTGGGGCCTTCCCGCAGGTCGACCCATGCGCCGAAGATGCGGCCGGTCGCCACGGAGACCCACTTGTCCCAGGGCTCGGCGTGGATGCCCCGGGTCGTGCCGATTTCGTCGTTGAAGGAGATGTTGTTCTGCACGGGGCCGAAATCCGGCAGCCCGAGCGCCGTCATCTTCTCGCGCTGCCAGTTCTCCTTGAACCAGCCACGGGCATCCCCGTGCACGGGCAGGTCGAACACCACCAGCCCGGGGATGGGTGTGTCGGTGCGGGTCAGGGCCTTGCCGAACTGCGTCACGGTCACTGGCCTTTGCTGGCGTAAAAGGCTTCGACGCCGTCTTTGGTGGCGGCCCACCAGGGTTCGTTGTCGCGGTACCAGGCGATGGTGGCGGCCAGTCCGGCCTCGAAGTCCCCGTACGCGGGGGTCCAGCCCAGTTCGGTGCGGAGTTTGGTGGAGTCGATGGCGTAGCGCAGGTCGTGTCCGGCCCGGTCGGTGACGTGGTCGTACGCGTCGGCGGGCTGGCCCATCAGGGTGAGGATCAGTTCGATGACGTCCTTGTTGTTGCGTTCCCCGTCGGCGCCGATCAGGTAGGTCTCCCCGATGCTGCCCTTCTCGAGGATGGTCAGCACGGCGGAGGAGTGGTCATCGGCGTGGATCCAGTCCCGCACGTTCTGTCCGGCGCCGTAGAGCTTGGGGCGGATGCCGCGGATCACGTTGGTGATCTGCCGGGGGATGAATTTCTCCACGTGCTGGTAGGGGCCGTAGTTGTTGGAGCAGTTGCTGATCGTGGCGCGCACCCCGAAGGAGCGCACCCAGGCGCGCACCAGCAGGTCCGAACCGGCCTTGGTGGAGGAGTACGGGGAGGAGGGGTTGTACGGGGTGGTCTCGGTGAACCGGTCCGGGTCATCCAGTTCCAGGTCCCCGTAGACCTCGTCGGTGGAGATGTGATGCAGCCGGGTGTCGTGTTTGCGGGCCGCTTCCAGCAGCGTGTAGGTGCCCACGATGTTGGTGTCCAGGAACGGGCGCGGGTCGTGCAGGGAGTTGTCGTTGTGGGACTCCGCGGCATAGTGCACCACCGCGTCGGCGCGGGAGAACAGCTCATCGACCAGGACTGCGTCGGTGATGTCCCCGACCACCAGCTGCACCCGGTCCTCGGGAAGACCGGCCAGCGAGGCGCGGTTGCCGGCATAGGTGAGCTTGTCCAGCACCGTGACGTGATGATCGGTGTGATCGACCAGGTGGTGCACGAAATTGGATCCGATGAACCCGGCACCGCCGGTCACGAGCAGGTTGCCCATCAGTGGCCTCTCCCCAACATCTCCAGCAGATAGCTGCCGTACCCGGATTTGACCAGCTTCTCCGCACGCTCCCGGAGCTGGTCATCGCTGAGGAACCCCTGCCGCCAGGCGACCTCTTCGGGCACCCCGATCCGCAGCCCGGTGCGCCGCTCCATGGTGCGCACATAATCCGCCGCGTCGGTCATCTGATCGAACGTGCCGGTGTCCAGCCACGCCGTGCCGCGGGGCAGGACCTCCACCTGCAGCGCGCCGCGCTCCAGGTAGGCGCGGTTCACGTCAGTGATCTCGTACTCCCCGCGCGGGGAGGGGGCAAGGTTGCGGGCGATGCCGATGACGTCGTTGTCATAGAAGTACAGGCCCGGCACGGCGTAGCTGCTCTTGGGACGGGCGGGCTTCTCCTCCAGCGAGACCGCGGTCCCGGCGGCGTCGAATTCCACGACGCCGTACGCGGTCGGGTCGGCGACCCAGTACGCGAAGATCGCCCCGCCCTCCACATCCGAGTACCGCTTCAGCTGCGTGCCCAGCCCCGGCCCGTACAGCAGGTTGTCGCCCAGGACCAGGGCGACCTTGTCGGTGCCGATGAAATCCGCGCCGATCGTGAACGCCTGCGCCAGCCCATCCGGGGACGGCTGCCGCGCGAACGTCAGGTTCACCCCGAACTGCGACCCATCCCCGAGCAGCCGCTCGAACTGCTCCGCATCATGCGGGGTCGTGATGATCAGGATGTCTCGGATCCCGGCCAGCATCAACGTCGACAGCGGGTAGTACACCATCGGCTTGTCGTACACCGGAATCAGCTGCTTGGAGATCCCCAACGTGATCGGATGCAACCGCGTCCCCGAACCACCCGCCAGAATGATGCCTTTCACCATCCCATGGTGTCACAGGCATCGGCTCACGCTTTTCCCAGCGGCGCCATCGGTATCCTGAATCGTCCGCCGAGTCCTGTGCGGTCTCTGAAAGGTCATCCATCCGTGCAGTGGTTCGAATTCATCTGGGCGGCAGTGGCCACCCTTCTTCTTCTGGGTGTCATCGGACTTCCGCTCGCCAGGATCATCGGTCTGCGCGGATTCGCCGCCATTGCGATCGCGCCGGCGTTCGCGGTCACCGTGGTCGGCCTCGCCGCCGTGGTCGCCCCCTGGATCGGCCTACGTTGGTCCGTGCTGCCCGTGCTGCTCGTGGCCATCGTTCTCGGGGGAGCGCTCTTCGCGGTCCGTTATGCGACGCGTCGCTGGGAACCCGCGCGCGCACCGCGGCGCCCCTTCGACGCCTGGCTGCTCCTGGCCGTAGTCGTTGCAGCAGCCCTGCTCACGTACCGAGTCGCGGTGATCGTGGGCAGCCCCGAGAACATCTCGCAGACATTCGACAACATCTTCCATCTCAATGGAATCCGTTTCGTGCTGGACACGGGCAACGCATCCTCGCTGTGGTTGGGGCACATGACCAACCCCGACGGTGGATTGGCGTTCTACCCCGCAGGGTGGCACGCGCTCGTCGCGCTGGTCGTCCAGATCTCCGGCGTGGCAATCCCGGTTGCGGTGAACGGGGTGACCGTGGTCATCTCAGCCGTCCTGTGGCCCCTCGGTGTCCTGCTGCTCGCGCGCACGCTCTTCGGTCGCTCCCACGTCCTTGCCGTGTCCACCGGCGTGCTCGCTGCCTCACTCCCGGTGTTCCCGATCCTGTTGATGGACTACGGAGTGCTGTATCCCTACCAACTGGGGCTCGCGCTGCTTCCGGCCGCCCTCGCCGCGACTCTGAAAGCGCTCGGCCTGGTCGGCGGCAGACGGACAGCGCCCGGACAGTTGTGGTGGACCGTGGCAGTTCTCGGCTGTCTCGCCGGCCTGGCGCTCGCGCACCCGGGCGCCATCGTCGCGTGGCTTGCGCTGACCGCTCCCATGGCCGTGGCATTCGCAGTGCGCAGACTCCGCAGCGCGAAAAGCACGCTGATGCGCTGGGTCGTGGTCGTCTCGTTCGCGGTCTACCTCGTTATCGGCGCCGTGCTTCTGGACACGCTCAGACCCCCGCTGGAGGCGCGGGGGTGGCCGCCGCAGATGAGCATGCTCGACGCCGTGTGGGACGTGCTGACGATATCCGCGTGGTACCACACGCCCGCCCTGCTTGCGGCTGTGGCGGTCGCAGCCGGCGTCGTCTGGGCGATCATCGCGCGCTCGGCCCCGGGACTGATCGCGCTCGGGATGTACGTGGTCGTCGCAATCCTCTACCTGGCGGTTGCGGCACTGCCGCTGCCTGCGCTGCGTGACGCACTCACGGGCGGCTGGTACAACAACTTGCCCCGTGTCGCGGCCCTTCTGCCGTTCGTGCTGGTGCCCCTCGGTGCCTACGGCGCCGCCTGCACGTGGAGCTGGCTGGGGCGGCGCAGACGGGTGAACAAGCTGTCACGCACACTGCCCCGCGGGCTCAAGGGCGCCGTCGGGATCGCAGCGACCGCGCTGGCCGTACTCGGACTCCAGGTTTCATCGCTGTCCCCCGTGTGGGTCGCGGAACAGTGGACGGGGAGTGTGTTCATCATGGGCCCGGATTCCCCTCTCCTCAGCTCGGACGAAGCGGAGCTTCTCTCGCGGCTCGATGAGCATGTCCCCGCGGGGGTTGCGGTCGCAGGCAGCCCATGGACGGGGGCGTCATTGGCCTACGCGCTCGCGGACCGTCCAGTGCTGATGCCTCACACACTCATGGAGATCAGCGCCGAGCTCCGCGCCGTGAACGAGGGGCTGTCCAGCGCGACACCCGATGGCGCCACGTGCCGTGCGATCGATGACCTCGGCGTCGGCTTCGTCCTGGACTTTCCTGGCCCTGAGGTTCACCCCGGCGAGCACGTGTTTCCGGGCTTGCAGGATCTTGCGGATTCGGGTGCGGTGCGACTGGTTGACCATGAAGGCGATGCGCGCCTGTATGCGGTTACCGGCTGTGGATTCTGATGCACCGCAGATCAAAGAGCCTTCCTGCGCCGTCGGTAGAATGACGGGACCATGACCGAATCGCCCGATCGCGTGCTGATCATCGTGCCTGCCTGGAACGAAGCCCGGAACGTCGGCCACACGGTGCGCGAGATCCGCGCGGCGAGCCCGCAGTACGATGTCGCGGTCGTGGACGACGGATCGACCGACGACACCGCCGAGCTCGCGCGCGCGGCCGGAGCCACCGTCATCTCGATGCCGTTCAACCTGGGTGTGGGGGGCGCGATGCGCACGGGCTTCACATACGCCCAGCGGCATGGCTACCAGCGGGCCATCCAGGTGGATGCCGACGGCCAGCACAATCCTGCGGACATCGGCAGGGTGCTTGCCGGCCTCGAGGTCGCTGACATCTCCATCGGGGCCCGCTTCGCGGACGTGGGCGACTACCAGGTGCGCGGACCACGACGATGGGCCATGATCTTCCTCGCCAAGGTGCTCTCCCGCGTGGCGCGGACACGGCTCACGGACGCGACCAGCGGGTTCCGGGCGGCCGGGCCGCGCGCGATCGCGCAGTACGTGCGCTACTACCCGGCCGAATACTTCGGGGACACCCTGGACTCGCTGGTCGCGGCCTGCCACGCGGGACTGACCGTCACCCAGGTTCCGGTGGCGATGCGACCACGCATGCACGGGACCTCCACGCAGGGCACGATCGGAGCCACGATGTACCTTCTGCGCGCCGTCTTCGCCCTGAGCCTCGCGGTGATGCGCCGAGCGCGGCCGGCGCGGCCCGCGGCGCTGCAGGAGACGCCGGCATGATCGTCGTCTTCAGCATCGCGCTGGCTCTGCTGATCCTGGTGATCGTGGTGTGGATGCTTCTCGCACGCAAACTGCGCGAGAAGTACGCCGTGATGTGGCTGATCATCGGCCTCGCGGTCCTGGTTCTGGGCGTGTTCCCTCAGTTGCTGCTCCGGCTCACCGAGACTCTCGGCGTCCAGGTTCCCGCCAACCTCCTGTTCTCGCTCGCGATCGTGCTGCTGCTGGGTGTGACGCTGCACCTGTCGTGGGAGCTGTCCCAGGCGGAGGACGAGATCCGGCGGGTAGCGGAGGAGGCAGCCATCGCGCGAACGGAGATCGCCGCGCTGCACGATCGTGTGGCGGATCTGGAGCGGACCGCCCACCGTCCCGGTCCGGGCGGAACCGGCGCGTGACCGCAGACGGAGTGTGGGCGGTCGTCACGTCGTATCGCCCCGAGGCCGGACTGCTGCGCGCCCTCACTGCGCTGAGCGACCAGGTCGACCAGATCGTCGTCGTCGACGACGGCAGCGGTCCGGAAGCGGCGCCGGTTCTGGAAGCGGCGCAGAGCGCGGGCAGCCGAGTCGTCCGGCTCCGTGACAACAGCGGCATCGCCGTCGCGCTGAACGCCGGCATCCGCGCCGCGCTGGACCAGGGCGCGCGAGCCGTCGTGACGTTCGATCAGGACTCCGTCGTGCAGGCCGGCTTTGTCCGCGCCCTGCTGACAGCGCGGGATGCTGTTCGCCGGACCGGGCGGAGGCATGGCCCGGTGGTCCCCGAGTACTTCGCCGACGTGCGCCAAGTGCACTCCGTCGAACACGACGGCACTCTGGTGGCCCGGCACGCCATCCAGTCCGGCATGCTGCTGGATCGAGAATTGCTCGAGACGGTCGGCCTCATGCGGGAGGACCTGTTCATCGATCTGGTGGACACGGAATTCGAGCTGCGGTGCGCAGCAGCAGGCCTTCCCACGATCGCCGCTCCGGGTCTCACGCTCGCGCACGCCCTGGGTCGTCAGTACGAGCGACGGATGCTCGGTCGCATCGTCCGGCTTCCCGGGATTCCGCCTGTCGTGACGCTGAGCAATCCGTTCCGGTACTACTACCGGGTGCGGAACCGCCTCGTCGTCAACCGCGAGTTCTGGCGCGCGCAGTTCGGCTGGGTGGCTCGGGACACGCTGCTGGAAGCGCTTCACTACGGCAACGCACTGCTGCTGGCACGGCCCCGCCGCGCGCTGTGGCGACTGTACCTCTCCGCTGCGCGCGACGCCCGCCGACGGCGGATGGGGCGGATGCCGAGTGGTCTTGCCGAGCTGGCGTCGACGATCAGCTGGGCTGCTCCGCCGGCGGAGTGACATCATCGCGCCGGGCGAGCCGCAGCGAGCGGACGGCCGGTATCAGCAGCACGGCGAACGCCGTCGCCTCCGAGGCGGCAACGCCGAGCGCGACAAGTCCCGCCGAGCCCAGCGTCGAGCCGGTGACCATCGTGACGATACCCACGATCGCGGCCGCCAGGGTGGCGGCGAAGACCAGGCGGTAACGGTGGGCAGGGATCAGGACGTTGCGGATCAGCGGGGTCGTCGAGGACAGGAAGAAGAAGGCCACTCCGAAGAGCGCACTCGGCAGCGGCGCGGCTGCGACACTCGCCCCGAACAACAACCCGGTCGCCCACGGCCCGAGCAGGCCGATGGCAAGCCCTCCCAACAGTCCCAGTGCCACGTGCGAGACGATCGCAAGGCGATGACGACGGTGGCGGTCCGACGCTGCCGGGTCCAGAACCCACGCCTGGAAGGCGTTGCCGAAGGCGATCACGGCCATGACGGCGATGCGGTACGTGCGATCGGCGGAGGCAAAAGAGCTTGCCTCGGCGGCGTTCAGGCCGGCTGTCGCGATGGGGATCGCTGTGGAGCCGTAGGCGTTCCCGGTCGCGTCGATGGCGGCGGTGGGCACCAGCGTGCGCAAGACGGTCAACAGGCCGCGGGATCGCACGTCGCCCCGCATCCCACCGTGGGCCGTGATCCGCGCGTGCGTCGCGAACGCCGGAACGGAGAACGCCAGCAGCAGGATCGGATACCACAGCACCTGACCGGTCAACCCGACGACGGGCAGGGAGATGGCCGAGGCAGCGAGCTT from Microbacterium sp. zg-B185 includes:
- a CDS encoding DUF6541 family protein, coding for MQWFEFIWAAVATLLLLGVIGLPLARIIGLRGFAAIAIAPAFAVTVVGLAAVVAPWIGLRWSVLPVLLVAIVLGGALFAVRYATRRWEPARAPRRPFDAWLLLAVVVAAALLTYRVAVIVGSPENISQTFDNIFHLNGIRFVLDTGNASSLWLGHMTNPDGGLAFYPAGWHALVALVVQISGVAIPVAVNGVTVVISAVLWPLGVLLLARTLFGRSHVLAVSTGVLAASLPVFPILLMDYGVLYPYQLGLALLPAALAATLKALGLVGGRRTAPGQLWWTVAVLGCLAGLALAHPGAIVAWLALTAPMAVAFAVRRLRSAKSTLMRWVVVVSFAVYLVIGAVLLDTLRPPLEARGWPPQMSMLDAVWDVLTISAWYHTPALLAAVAVAAGVVWAIIARSAPGLIALGMYVVVAILYLAVAALPLPALRDALTGGWYNNLPRVAALLPFVLVPLGAYGAACTWSWLGRRRRVNKLSRTLPRGLKGAVGIAATALAVLGLQVSSLSPVWVAEQWTGSVFIMGPDSPLLSSDEAELLSRLDEHVPAGVAVAGSPWTGASLAYALADRPVLMPHTLMEISAELRAVNEGLSSATPDGATCRAIDDLGVGFVLDFPGPEVHPGEHVFPGLQDLADSGAVRLVDHEGDARLYAVTGCGF
- a CDS encoding glycosyltransferase codes for the protein MTADGVWAVVTSYRPEAGLLRALTALSDQVDQIVVVDDGSGPEAAPVLEAAQSAGSRVVRLRDNSGIAVALNAGIRAALDQGARAVVTFDQDSVVQAGFVRALLTARDAVRRTGRRHGPVVPEYFADVRQVHSVEHDGTLVARHAIQSGMLLDRELLETVGLMREDLFIDLVDTEFELRCAAAGLPTIAAPGLTLAHALGRQYERRMLGRIVRLPGIPPVVTLSNPFRYYYRVRNRLVVNREFWRAQFGWVARDTLLEALHYGNALLLARPRRALWRLYLSAARDARRRRMGRMPSGLAELASTISWAAPPAE
- the rfbB gene encoding dTDP-glucose 4,6-dehydratase; this encodes MGNLLVTGGAGFIGSNFVHHLVDHTDHHVTVLDKLTYAGNRASLAGLPEDRVQLVVGDITDAVLVDELFSRADAVVHYAAESHNDNSLHDPRPFLDTNIVGTYTLLEAARKHDTRLHHISTDEVYGDLELDDPDRFTETTPYNPSSPYSSTKAGSDLLVRAWVRSFGVRATISNCSNNYGPYQHVEKFIPRQITNVIRGIRPKLYGAGQNVRDWIHADDHSSAVLTILEKGSIGETYLIGADGERNNKDVIELILTLMGQPADAYDHVTDRAGHDLRYAIDSTKLRTELGWTPAYGDFEAGLAATIAWYRDNEPWWAATKDGVEAFYASKGQ
- the rfbA gene encoding glucose-1-phosphate thymidylyltransferase RfbA, coding for MKGIILAGGSGTRLHPITLGISKQLIPVYDKPMVYYPLSTLMLAGIRDILIITTPHDAEQFERLLGDGSQFGVNLTFARQPSPDGLAQAFTIGADFIGTDKVALVLGDNLLYGPGLGTQLKRYSDVEGGAIFAYWVADPTAYGVVEFDAAGTAVSLEEKPARPKSSYAVPGLYFYDNDVIGIARNLAPSPRGEYEITDVNRAYLERGALQVEVLPRGTAWLDTGTFDQMTDAADYVRTMERRTGLRIGVPEEVAWRQGFLSDDQLRERAEKLVKSGYGSYLLEMLGRGH
- a CDS encoding polysaccharide biosynthesis protein, coding for MISRVVGADGWANFSAGQSIGILGMVGVLFGWGVVGPVRVARTSSVQERAVILHESIRSRLVTSVIAVPAAALATFVISGPSYRLESVAVAVAMTIGGFTPAWFCIGQGNPRALMLFDALPKLAASAISLPVVGLTGQVLWYPILLLAFSVPAFATHARITAHGGMRGDVRSRGLLTVLRTLVPTAAIDATGNAYGSTAIPIATAGLNAAEASSFASADRTYRIAVMAVIAFGNAFQAWVLDPAASDRHRRHRLAIVSHVALGLLGGLAIGLLGPWATGLLFGASVAAAPLPSALFGVAFFFLSSTTPLIRNVLIPAHRYRLVFAATLAAAIVGIVTMVTGSTLGSAGLVALGVAASEATAFAVLLIPAVRSLRLARRDDVTPPAEQPS
- the rfbD gene encoding dTDP-4-dehydrorhamnose reductase, giving the protein MTVTQFGKALTRTDTPIPGLVVFDLPVHGDARGWFKENWQREKMTALGLPDFGPVQNNISFNDEIGTTRGIHAEPWDKWVSVATGRIFGAWVDLREGPTFGAVFTTELDPSRAIFVPRGVGNSYQTLEPDTAYTYLVNDHWSPDAEYSFLNLADETARIDWPIPLADVEISPKDLAHPRLSEVTPVPPRRILVLGASGQLGLALREEFGAASHVEYATRAELDVTAPDLASARRWRDYDTIVNAAAYTAVDLAETADGRRAAWAANSTAVSALAAVAAAHGITLVHVSSDYVFDGTSERPYREDDPLCPLGVYGQTKAAGDAAVAVVPRHYIVRTSWVIGEGKNFVRTMASLAERGIDPNVVDDQVGRLTFTADLARGIHHLLDTRPGYGTYSLTGAGEPMTWADIARHVFRLTGNDPARVTGVSTDEYYASATGPTAPRPRYSVLETSKLEATGFQTADAADSLSAYLSS
- a CDS encoding DUF2304 domain-containing protein, producing MIVVFSIALALLILVIVVWMLLARKLREKYAVMWLIIGLAVLVLGVFPQLLLRLTETLGVQVPANLLFSLAIVLLLGVTLHLSWELSQAEDEIRRVAEEAAIARTEIAALHDRVADLERTAHRPGPGGTGA
- a CDS encoding glycosyltransferase family 2 protein codes for the protein MTESPDRVLIIVPAWNEARNVGHTVREIRAASPQYDVAVVDDGSTDDTAELARAAGATVISMPFNLGVGGAMRTGFTYAQRHGYQRAIQVDADGQHNPADIGRVLAGLEVADISIGARFADVGDYQVRGPRRWAMIFLAKVLSRVARTRLTDATSGFRAAGPRAIAQYVRYYPAEYFGDTLDSLVAACHAGLTVTQVPVAMRPRMHGTSTQGTIGATMYLLRAVFALSLAVMRRARPARPAALQETPA